From the genome of Vicia villosa cultivar HV-30 ecotype Madison, WI linkage group LG2, Vvil1.0, whole genome shotgun sequence, one region includes:
- the LOC131653821 gene encoding serine/threonine-protein kinase GRIK1-like — MADYRSFSFTKMIGCWSCFGLIKKHPRRRRTRRSIKNYLSQGLLTDGETECDEVSHSGDYTSNNTSGDDSEVQNLPNRSEDILNFRAENGMICRPFPAKETDKLVRSEDEDGNKMLNEYIREYKIGSGSYAKVALYQSSVDGRHYAIKSFHKSHLRKLRVAPSETAMTDVLREVLIMKMLEHPNIVNLIEVIDDPESDDFYMVLEYVEGKWVCEGSGRQCAIGEETARKYMRDIVSGLTYLHAHNIVHGDIKPDNLLITRNGTVKIGDFSVSQAFEDGNDELRRSPGTPVFTAPECCLGLTYHGKASDTWAVGVTLYCMILGEYPFLGDTLQDTYDRIVNNPIEIPDDINPQLKNLIEGLLCKDPEQRMTLAEVAEHDWVIGNDGPIGKYSCWCKRKSLVIEDFEESNVVA; from the exons ATGGCGGATTATAGGAGTTTTTCATTTACTAAAATGATTGGCTGCTGGAGTTGTTTCGGGTTGATAAAGAAACATCCGAGACGGAGGCGTACGAGGCGGAGCATAAAGAATTATCTATCCCAGGGGCTGTTGACGGATGGAGAAACGGAGTGTGACGAGGTTTCACATAGTGGTGATTATACTAGTAACAATACTAGTGGAGATGATAGTGAGGTGCAAAATTTACCCAATCGTTCGGAGGATATTTTGAACTTTAGAGCAGAGAATGGCATGATTTGTAGGCCTTTTCCTGCTAAGGAGACTGACAAGCTTGTGCGATCTGAG GATGAAGACGGGAACAAGATGTTAAACGAATATATTCGAGAGTATAAGATTGGTTCTGGCAGCTATGCCAAAGTG GCTCTTTACCAAAGTAGTGTTGATGGACGACATTATGCAATTAAG TCCTTTCATAAGTCTCACTTACGAAAGCTTCGAGTTGCCCCATCTGAGACTGCCATGACGGATGTACTACGTGAG GTACTTATCATGAAAATGTTGGAACATCCTAATATCGTTAATCTCATCGAGGTGATTGATGACCCAGAGTCAGATGACTTCTACATGG TACTCGAATATGTGGAAGGAAAATGGGTTTGTGAGGGTTCAGGTCGTCAATGTGCCATCGGGGAAGAGACCGCCAGGAAATACATGCGTGATATAGTCTCGGGGTTAACATATCTTCATGCTCAT AACATAGTGCATGGGGATATAAAACCTGATAATCTGTTGATTACCCGCAACGGGACTGTAAAGATTGGGGATTTCAGTGTCAGTCAGGCTTTTGAG GACGGTAATGATGAACTACGGCGATCTCCTGGCACTCCTGTTTTCACTGCACCAGAATGTTGTTTAG GTCTTACTTATCATGGCAAAGCTTCGGACACGTGGGCAGTAGGAGTAACTTTGTACTGTATGATATTGGGTGAATACCCATTTCTCGGAGACACACTTCAAGATACATACGACAGA ATAGTCAATAATCCCATAGAAATCCCAGATGACATAAACCCGCAGTTAAAGAACTTAATAGAAGGATTGCTTTGCAAAG ACCCTGAACAAAGGATGACATTGGCTGAAGTTGCTGAGCATGATTGGGTTATTGGAAATGACGGGCCAATCGGTAAGTACTCGTGTTGGTGCAAACGCAAGAGTCTGGTGATTGAAGACTTTGAGGAGAGCAATGTGGTTGCTTGA